The following coding sequences lie in one Caproicibacterium argilliputei genomic window:
- the nagZ gene encoding beta-N-acetylhexosaminidase has protein sequence MKKSRQKRMGVVLALACLLAGCSAPSQQNTQPAAVTQDYASRPTVSSSVASSTAEEAKNMTLEQQVGQLFFLSFRKDEKGANVYTCGDSEKKLVQEIQPGGVALFGENIATVQQVRQLIQQVQQVCATPPFIGVDQEGGSVQRVARSSRISATVVPPMWKVGQTGNPALAQQVGGLLGSELRVFGFNLDFAPVCDVFSNPENTVIGTRAFSSDPQQAAVYSKALSAGLRGQGVVPVCKHFPGHGDTTGDTHQGYAVVNKTLEELRKTELVPFQAQIRAGAEMIMAAHISLPKVNGDDTPASLSAKVLQGLLRKELGFTGVIVTDALDMGAITQHYSSGEAAVRAVEAGADMLLMPENPHAAYQAVLQAVRSGKLSKARIAASVQRILTLKEKYDLFSKQEPADERLLGCKEHRQVVAQIG, from the coding sequence ATGAAAAAAAGCAGACAGAAACGAATGGGTGTGGTGTTGGCACTGGCGTGTCTTTTGGCAGGATGTTCCGCACCGTCGCAGCAGAATACACAGCCGGCTGCGGTAACACAGGACTACGCAAGCCGCCCGACGGTATCTTCTTCTGTGGCGTCCAGTACGGCAGAAGAAGCGAAAAACATGACTTTGGAACAGCAGGTGGGGCAGCTTTTTTTCCTAAGCTTCCGAAAGGACGAAAAAGGCGCCAATGTGTATACATGCGGCGACAGCGAAAAAAAACTTGTGCAGGAGATTCAGCCCGGCGGTGTTGCTCTGTTCGGAGAAAACATTGCGACGGTGCAGCAGGTGCGCCAGCTGATTCAGCAGGTTCAGCAGGTTTGTGCTACGCCGCCGTTTATTGGTGTGGATCAGGAGGGCGGCAGCGTGCAGCGCGTTGCGAGAAGCAGCCGGATTTCCGCCACGGTTGTGCCGCCCATGTGGAAAGTGGGGCAAACCGGCAACCCTGCGCTGGCACAGCAGGTTGGCGGTTTGCTCGGCAGCGAGTTGCGCGTATTTGGCTTTAACTTAGACTTTGCACCGGTCTGCGATGTCTTTTCCAATCCGGAAAACACGGTAATCGGCACGCGCGCGTTTTCTAGTGACCCGCAGCAGGCGGCAGTGTATTCCAAAGCGCTCAGTGCAGGGCTGCGCGGACAGGGGGTTGTGCCGGTTTGCAAGCATTTTCCCGGTCATGGCGATACCACCGGGGATACGCACCAGGGGTATGCCGTTGTGAATAAAACACTGGAGGAACTGCGCAAAACGGAATTGGTGCCATTTCAGGCGCAGATTCGCGCCGGTGCGGAAATGATCATGGCGGCGCACATCAGCCTGCCGAAAGTCAATGGAGACGATACACCGGCATCGCTTTCCGCAAAGGTGCTGCAGGGGCTGCTGCGAAAAGAGCTGGGCTTTACCGGCGTCATCGTCACAGATGCGTTGGATATGGGCGCCATAACCCAGCACTACAGCTCCGGAGAAGCGGCAGTCCGCGCGGTTGAGGCAGGCGCGGATATGCTGCTGATGCCGGAAAATCCGCACGCGGCCTATCAGGCGGTGTTGCAGGCGGTTCGGTCAGGAAAGCTTTCAAAGGCACGCATTGCGGCGTCCGTGCAGCGGATTCTGACGCTTAAAGAGAAATACGACCTTTTTTCCAAACAGGAACCGGCGGATGAGCGCCTGCTCGGCTGCAAGGAGCACCGGCAGGTGGTCGCGCAGATTGGTTAA
- a CDS encoding HdeD family acid-resistance protein has protein sequence MEQKEKTFESTWVMLVCVSVAYIAGGVLLLLFPQVSLPALCQAMGILLIIVGIVLVFAYFLRKRYLTPGHFEFAGGAACILLGIFSLMRTQEVAFAFSQILALLVLGDSLLKLQNSTDLLRLKEQKWWVVLLAAGASILLAMIALANPFGSDQLRLQYTYVVLIADGVLNIAVVLFLRHAHRRYEDLSAEDTEEFQPAAWEHLSNH, from the coding sequence ATGGAACAGAAAGAGAAAACCTTTGAAAGCACTTGGGTGATGCTGGTCTGCGTTTCCGTGGCGTATATCGCCGGCGGTGTTTTGCTGCTGCTGTTTCCGCAGGTTTCCCTGCCGGCGCTGTGCCAGGCGATGGGCATTCTGCTCATCATTGTGGGGATTGTGCTGGTGTTTGCCTACTTTCTGCGCAAGCGCTACCTGACACCCGGACACTTTGAGTTTGCGGGTGGTGCCGCGTGCATCCTGCTGGGCATTTTTTCGCTGATGCGCACCCAGGAGGTCGCCTTTGCGTTCAGCCAGATTCTTGCCCTGCTGGTGCTGGGCGACAGTCTGCTGAAGCTGCAGAATTCCACAGACCTGCTGCGGCTTAAAGAACAGAAGTGGTGGGTGGTGCTGCTTGCAGCGGGTGCCAGTATCCTGCTGGCGATGATTGCACTGGCAAACCCGTTTGGCAGCGACCAGCTGCGCCTGCAGTACACCTACGTTGTGCTGATTGCAGACGGCGTGCTGAATATTGCCGTGGTGCTGTTCCTGCGCCATGCCCACCGGCGTTACGAGGACCTGAGCGCGGAGGATACGGAAGAATTTCAGCCGGCTGCTTGGGAACATCTTTCCAATCACTGA
- a CDS encoding heavy-metal-associated domain-containing protein, giving the protein MKKQYRLEDLDCANCAAKMQDAIQKIDGVNRADVNFLSQKLTLEADDARFDEIVKQTVKVCKKVEPDCRILLH; this is encoded by the coding sequence ATGAAAAAACAGTATCGCCTTGAAGACTTAGATTGTGCCAACTGCGCCGCAAAAATGCAAGATGCCATTCAAAAAATTGACGGTGTCAACCGTGCGGATGTGAACTTCCTTTCGCAGAAGTTGACGCTGGAGGCGGACGACGCACGCTTTGACGAAATCGTAAAGCAGACGGTGAAGGTTTGCAAAAAGGTGGAGCCGGACTGCAGAATCCTGCTGCACTGA
- a CDS encoding heavy metal translocating P-type ATPase, with translation MKQEKFTVTGMTCAACQSHVQKAVSNLPGVQDCAVNLLSGTMTAQFDDGALSDAEICEAVKKAGYGAQPAGKNMAAQEKSARQRAAEELHAMKNRLVFSIIFFVPLLYISMGSMLGLPLPPFLTGMQNAITFGMAQLLLLLPILYLNRSYFINGYRTLFHRAPNMDSLIAIGATAAIVYGIFAICRIGNGLAAGDFALAQQYHMDLYFESAGTILTLITVGKYLETRSRGQTTEAVEKLMDLKPQTAVVLRGGSEQQIPVEEVQLNDLVVVRPGESIPVDGVVTDGLSAVDQSAITGESIPVEKETGDEVITATINGNGRLVFRATKVGDETTLAQIIRLVEDAGNSKAPIARLADKIAGVFVPVVITIAAVTALVWLLLGYAPEFALRAGIAVLVISCPCALGLATPVAIMVGTGKGAQLGILYKSAEALETAHTVDTVVLDKTGTLTQGRPVVTDVAAQAPFTEAELLQTAAALEKPSEHPLAQAVLQYAEEHGVAPAAAEKFEAVPGRGVHAQLNGTMYSAGNAAWMAACGADVSVLEAQVHHMAETGKTPLYFAKGNQLMGVIAAADPVKPTSKAAVEALRHMGLSVVMLTGDNRRTAEAIRTQLGIDRAVAEVLPQDKEREVRALQESGHKVAMVGDGINDAPALTRADVGLAIGAGTDVAIASADVVLMKSDLLDAVSAIELSRAVIRNVKENLFWAFFYNACGIPLAAGVFYPLLGWQLNPMFAAAAMSLSSFFVVTNALRLRFFRPKQRAQVSDLPAPAAAVAVKTPSINSKGVDSMKKTISVEGMMCEHCQAHVTKALQEVPGVTEVSVSLEKKNAVISCGAEVSDEALKKAVTDAGYQPGRVENA, from the coding sequence ATGAAACAGGAAAAATTCACGGTGACCGGTATGACCTGCGCCGCCTGTCAATCGCACGTGCAAAAGGCAGTCAGCAACCTGCCCGGTGTGCAGGACTGCGCGGTCAACCTGCTTTCCGGCACCATGACCGCACAGTTTGACGATGGCGCACTCAGTGATGCCGAAATCTGCGAGGCGGTCAAAAAAGCGGGCTACGGCGCCCAGCCGGCAGGCAAAAATATGGCGGCACAGGAAAAAAGCGCGCGCCAGCGAGCGGCAGAGGAACTGCACGCCATGAAAAACCGTCTGGTTTTCTCCATTATTTTCTTCGTGCCGCTTTTGTACATTTCCATGGGCAGTATGCTTGGCCTGCCGCTGCCGCCGTTTTTGACCGGTATGCAGAATGCTATTACCTTCGGCATGGCACAACTGCTTCTACTGCTGCCGATTCTCTACCTGAATCGCAGCTACTTTATTAACGGCTACCGCACGCTGTTTCACCGGGCGCCAAATATGGACAGCTTAATCGCCATTGGTGCAACGGCTGCCATCGTATACGGCATCTTTGCAATCTGCCGCATCGGCAACGGCCTTGCCGCCGGAGATTTTGCACTTGCACAACAGTACCATATGGATTTATACTTTGAATCAGCGGGCACCATCCTGACGCTGATTACTGTCGGCAAATATCTGGAAACCCGCTCGCGCGGGCAGACCACCGAAGCGGTCGAAAAGCTGATGGATTTAAAGCCGCAGACAGCCGTTGTGCTGCGCGGCGGCAGCGAGCAGCAGATTCCCGTGGAGGAAGTGCAGCTGAATGACCTGGTGGTGGTGCGCCCCGGCGAAAGCATTCCAGTGGACGGCGTGGTCACCGACGGCCTTTCCGCTGTGGACCAGAGCGCCATCACCGGCGAAAGCATTCCCGTAGAAAAGGAAACGGGCGATGAAGTCATCACCGCAACTATCAACGGCAACGGGCGGCTCGTGTTCCGTGCAACAAAGGTCGGCGATGAAACCACGCTGGCACAGATTATCCGCCTGGTGGAAGACGCCGGAAACAGCAAAGCGCCGATTGCACGCCTGGCAGATAAAATTGCGGGCGTTTTCGTGCCGGTCGTTATCACCATCGCCGCTGTGACCGCACTGGTCTGGCTGCTGCTGGGCTATGCGCCGGAGTTCGCTCTGCGCGCGGGCATTGCAGTGCTGGTCATTTCCTGCCCTTGCGCACTCGGCCTTGCCACACCGGTTGCCATTATGGTTGGCACCGGCAAGGGTGCCCAGCTTGGTATCCTTTATAAATCCGCCGAAGCATTGGAAACCGCACACACCGTGGACACGGTGGTGCTGGACAAGACCGGCACCCTGACACAGGGCCGTCCGGTGGTCACCGATGTTGCCGCACAGGCGCCATTTACCGAAGCCGAATTGCTGCAAACGGCAGCGGCTCTGGAAAAGCCAAGCGAGCATCCGCTGGCGCAGGCAGTTCTACAGTATGCGGAAGAACACGGTGTTGCGCCCGCAGCGGCAGAAAAATTTGAAGCCGTACCCGGTCGCGGGGTACACGCACAGCTGAACGGCACCATGTACAGTGCAGGCAACGCCGCATGGATGGCAGCCTGCGGTGCGGACGTTTCGGTACTGGAGGCACAGGTACACCATATGGCGGAAACAGGAAAAACGCCGTTGTACTTTGCCAAGGGAAACCAGCTGATGGGCGTAATTGCCGCCGCAGACCCGGTGAAACCAACCAGCAAGGCTGCTGTAGAAGCACTGCGGCACATGGGACTTTCGGTGGTTATGCTTACCGGCGACAACCGCCGCACAGCGGAGGCTATCCGCACCCAGCTCGGCATTGACCGCGCCGTGGCGGAGGTGCTGCCGCAGGATAAGGAACGCGAAGTCCGTGCACTGCAGGAGTCCGGTCACAAGGTCGCCATGGTGGGTGACGGCATCAACGACGCACCTGCGCTTACCCGCGCGGATGTCGGCCTTGCTATCGGTGCGGGAACCGACGTCGCCATTGCCAGCGCAGATGTTGTGCTGATGAAAAGCGACCTGCTGGACGCGGTTTCCGCCATTGAGCTTTCCCGTGCAGTCATCCGCAACGTAAAAGAAAACCTGTTCTGGGCGTTTTTCTACAATGCCTGCGGCATCCCGCTGGCAGCGGGTGTGTTTTACCCCCTGCTCGGTTGGCAGCTGAACCCGATGTTCGCGGCGGCCGCCATGAGTCTGAGCAGCTTCTTTGTGGTAACCAATGCACTGCGCCTGCGCTTTTTCCGGCCCAAACAGCGGGCACAGGTTTCTGACCTGCCTGCGCCTGCGGCGGCTGTTGCCGTAAAAACCCCGTCTATCAATTCTAAAGGAGTGGATTCCATGAAAAAAACAATTTCCGTAGAAGGCATGATGTGCGAACATTGCCAGGCACACGTTACTAAGGCGCTGCAGGAGGTTCCCGGCGTCACTGAAGTCAGCGTCAGTCTGGAAAAGAAAAACGCCGTTATTTCCTGCGGCGCAGAGGTTTCTGACGAAGCTCTGAAAAAGGCTGTTACCGACGCGGGCTACCAGCCCGGCCGTGTGGAGAACGCCTGA
- a CDS encoding pyridoxamine 5'-phosphate oxidase family protein, with translation MNAIVTELKKTGVFFVATEEGDQPRVRPFSAVTEIGGKPYICTNNKKKCFAQMMQNPKVEISGMEKDGTWIRVTGRLVRDDRDESRAAMLADPTGPSKLYKPGDKTFEVFAIEDAACVKYSMTAEPVVIG, from the coding sequence GTGAACGCGATTGTAACGGAGCTTAAAAAAACAGGCGTCTTTTTTGTGGCAACAGAGGAGGGCGACCAGCCGCGTGTGCGGCCGTTCAGTGCGGTCACAGAGATTGGCGGCAAGCCGTATATCTGCACCAACAACAAAAAGAAGTGCTTTGCACAGATGATGCAGAACCCGAAGGTGGAAATCAGCGGCATGGAAAAGGACGGAACATGGATTCGCGTGACCGGCCGTCTGGTGCGCGACGACCGTGACGAATCCCGTGCAGCGATGCTGGCGGACCCTACCGGCCCCAGCAAGCTGTACAAGCCCGGCGACAAAACGTTTGAAGTTTTTGCGATTGAGGATGCGGCCTGCGTCAAGTATTCGATGACCGCAGAACCGGTGGTCATCGGCTGA
- a CDS encoding heavy metal translocating P-type ATPase has translation MTAKQKRMLLRILISAALLLACALLPVRGTPRLLLFLAPYFLVGYDVLWKAVRNIAHGQVFDENFLMCVATIGALAVGEYPEAVAVMLFYQVGELFQSYAVGRSRKSISALMDIRPDSANLEQADGTVAVVDPEEVPVGSVIVVKPGEKIPLDGTVLEGSSLVDTSALTGESVPRQLAPGGEAMSGCINQSGVLRITVTKEFGASTVSKILDLVENASSKKARAENFITKFARYYTPIVVFAAVALAALPTLLFRQPFEDWLMRALNFLVVSCPCALVISVPLSFFGGIGGASRSGILIKGGNYMETLADAEVAVFDKTGTLTKGTFRVTQTVPQEGVAPETLLEIAALAESGSNHPISQSLRAAWGQQVPPDRVGEIQEIAGRGVQAQVDSRTVLAGNAKLMQQASVTFQDVSLPGTVVHVAADGKYLGYLLISDEVKPNAKEAIAKLKAAGIRRTVMLTGDNRTVAQAVAEQLGVDEVHAELLPGDKVGEVEKLMGQKSGSLVFMGDGINDAPVLARADVGVAMGALGSDAAIEAADIVLMDDDPAKLAAAVRISRRTLRIVRQNIVFALAVKLLVLVLSALGLANMWAAVFADVGVTVIAILNSMRALRTEE, from the coding sequence ATGACGGCAAAACAAAAACGGATGCTCCTGCGCATCCTGATTTCTGCGGCGCTGCTGCTTGCGTGTGCGCTGCTTCCCGTAAGGGGGACGCCGCGCCTACTGCTGTTTCTGGCGCCGTACTTCCTGGTGGGATACGATGTGCTGTGGAAAGCTGTGCGCAACATTGCCCACGGGCAGGTGTTTGACGAAAACTTTCTGATGTGCGTGGCAACCATCGGGGCGCTGGCGGTTGGCGAGTATCCGGAAGCGGTGGCGGTTATGCTGTTTTACCAGGTCGGCGAGTTATTCCAGAGCTACGCCGTGGGGCGCAGCCGCAAGAGCATCAGCGCGCTGATGGATATTCGGCCGGACAGCGCCAATCTGGAGCAGGCAGACGGCACCGTGGCCGTTGTGGACCCGGAGGAAGTGCCGGTGGGCAGCGTGATTGTGGTGAAGCCGGGCGAAAAAATTCCGTTGGACGGCACCGTGCTGGAGGGCAGCAGTTTGGTGGATACCTCCGCGCTGACCGGCGAAAGTGTACCGCGCCAGCTTGCACCGGGCGGCGAGGCAATGAGCGGCTGCATCAACCAGAGCGGGGTGCTGCGCATTACCGTGACGAAAGAATTTGGCGCCTCTACGGTGTCAAAGATTCTGGATTTGGTCGAAAATGCGAGCAGCAAAAAAGCGCGCGCTGAAAACTTCATTACGAAGTTTGCCCGCTACTACACGCCGATTGTTGTGTTTGCCGCAGTTGCGCTGGCGGCACTGCCAACGCTGCTGTTTCGCCAGCCGTTTGAAGATTGGCTCATGCGTGCGCTGAACTTCTTAGTGGTGTCCTGTCCCTGTGCGCTGGTCATTTCCGTTCCGCTCAGCTTTTTTGGCGGCATCGGCGGTGCTTCCCGCAGCGGAATCCTCATCAAGGGCGGCAATTACATGGAAACCCTTGCGGACGCGGAAGTGGCTGTTTTTGATAAGACCGGCACCTTGACGAAAGGGACGTTTCGTGTGACGCAGACAGTGCCGCAGGAAGGTGTGGCGCCCGAAACTCTGCTGGAAATCGCCGCGCTTGCGGAAAGCGGCAGCAATCACCCCATCTCTCAGTCGCTGCGTGCGGCGTGGGGGCAGCAGGTACCGCCGGATCGTGTGGGGGAGATTCAAGAAATTGCCGGGCGCGGCGTGCAGGCGCAGGTGGACAGCCGCACGGTGCTGGCGGGCAATGCCAAGCTGATGCAGCAGGCATCCGTGACGTTTCAGGATGTCTCCCTGCCCGGCACCGTGGTGCACGTTGCCGCGGACGGCAAGTATCTGGGGTACTTGCTGATTTCCGACGAAGTAAAGCCAAACGCAAAAGAAGCCATTGCCAAGCTGAAAGCGGCGGGTATCAGGCGCACAGTGATGCTCACCGGCGACAACCGCACCGTGGCACAGGCAGTGGCGGAGCAGCTCGGCGTTGACGAGGTACACGCGGAACTGCTGCCGGGTGACAAAGTCGGAGAAGTGGAAAAGCTGATGGGGCAGAAGTCCGGCAGCCTGGTCTTTATGGGGGATGGCATTAACGATGCGCCGGTGCTGGCGCGTGCGGACGTGGGCGTGGCGATGGGTGCGCTCGGCAGCGACGCCGCCATTGAAGCCGCGGACATCGTGTTGATGGACGATGACCCGGCAAAGCTGGCGGCGGCGGTACGCATTTCGCGCAGGACACTGCGCATTGTGCGGCAGAACATTGTGTTTGCGCTTGCAGTAAAGCTGTTGGTGCTGGTACTCTCGGCGTTGGGGCTTGCCAATATGTGGGCGGCGGTTTTTGCGGATGTAGGTGTGACGGTCATTGCCATCCTCAATTCCATGCGTGCCCTGCGTACAGAAGAATAA
- the cysS gene encoding cysteine--tRNA ligase — protein MKLYNTLSRQKEEFVPMVPKQAKIYACGPTVYNFIHIGNARPMCVFDVLRRYLEYRGYAVTFVQNFTDIDDKIINRANEEGTDYLTISRRYMEEYKKDAAGLNVRPATVHPLATENIEGIQEIISTLLEKGYAYAVENGDVYFRTRKDKEYGKLSHQPLEDLQAGARIATGEIKEDAMDFALWKGAKPGEPYWDSPWGHGRPGWHIECSAMVRRYLGKTIDIHCGGQDLIFPHHENEIAQSECCNGVPFAHYWLHNGYINVDNKKMSKSLHNFFTVREVAERYGYEPIRYLMVSAHYRMPVNYSEEMLSQCKASLDRLYNCRDNLAFVRKNAQPGKKDSDTAVKEKLEACRTAFEAAMEDDLNTPNAVAALFEMTKVINTELAADKAPGAELCGYAYDLFTGLAGILGLLYSRPTAGEAEQDGEAAEIEALIAKRAQARKEKNWAEADRIRDEFKARGIVLEDTPQGVKWHKA, from the coding sequence ATGAAACTGTATAATACCCTTTCCCGTCAGAAAGAAGAATTCGTGCCGATGGTACCGAAGCAGGCAAAAATTTATGCCTGCGGTCCCACGGTGTATAATTTCATTCATATCGGCAATGCCAGACCGATGTGCGTGTTTGACGTGTTGCGCCGGTATCTGGAGTACCGCGGCTATGCCGTTACGTTTGTGCAAAATTTCACCGACATTGACGACAAAATCATCAACCGCGCAAACGAGGAGGGCACCGACTACCTAACCATCAGCCGCCGCTACATGGAGGAATACAAAAAGGACGCTGCGGGGTTGAATGTGCGTCCTGCAACGGTGCACCCGCTGGCGACGGAAAATATCGAGGGCATTCAGGAGATTATTTCCACGCTGCTTGAAAAAGGGTATGCCTATGCAGTGGAAAACGGCGACGTTTATTTTCGCACGCGCAAAGACAAAGAATACGGCAAGCTGAGCCATCAGCCGTTAGAAGATTTGCAGGCAGGCGCGCGCATTGCCACCGGCGAAATCAAAGAGGATGCAATGGACTTTGCCCTTTGGAAAGGCGCAAAGCCCGGCGAACCGTACTGGGATTCCCCCTGGGGGCACGGCCGCCCCGGCTGGCATATTGAGTGCTCCGCCATGGTGCGCCGGTACCTGGGCAAAACCATCGACATCCACTGCGGCGGACAGGATTTGATTTTCCCGCACCATGAAAATGAGATTGCCCAGAGTGAGTGCTGCAATGGTGTACCGTTTGCGCACTACTGGCTGCACAACGGCTACATCAATGTGGACAACAAAAAGATGAGCAAGAGCCTGCACAATTTCTTTACCGTGCGCGAGGTTGCCGAGCGGTACGGCTATGAGCCGATTCGGTATCTGATGGTTTCCGCGCATTACCGGATGCCGGTCAATTACAGCGAAGAAATGCTGTCGCAGTGCAAGGCGTCGCTGGACCGTCTGTACAACTGCCGCGACAATCTTGCCTTTGTGCGGAAAAACGCACAGCCTGGCAAAAAAGACAGCGATACTGCCGTGAAGGAAAAGCTGGAAGCCTGCCGCACCGCATTTGAGGCGGCGATGGAGGATGACCTCAATACCCCGAACGCAGTTGCCGCGCTGTTTGAGATGACGAAAGTCATCAACACAGAACTGGCAGCAGACAAAGCACCCGGCGCGGAGCTTTGCGGGTACGCTTACGATCTGTTCACCGGGTTGGCAGGGATTCTTGGCTTGCTGTACAGCCGCCCGACCGCCGGAGAAGCGGAACAGGATGGTGAAGCCGCCGAGATTGAAGCGCTCATTGCCAAGCGTGCGCAGGCACGCAAAGAGAAAAACTGGGCGGAGGCTGACCGAATCCGCGACGAGTTTAAGGCGCGCGGGATTGTACTGGAAGACACGCCGCAGGGTGTTAAGTGGCACAAAGCTTAA
- a CDS encoding putative ABC transporter permease, with protein METVRTAGAGRLVAAQPAAAQQSMALEHLGMWLMGGGFYCLLEVAWRGWTHWTMFLAGGTLFLLIGVERGKHRQSWSLVTQSILAGMTITVGEFVAGCVVNLGLQMHVWDYSDEPYNLWGQVSLLASLGWCVVGMAAVLLYDTLAWLLFGEERPHYKLL; from the coding sequence ATGGAAACTGTAAGAACTGCGGGCGCGGGCAGGCTTGTCGCCGCACAGCCTGCAGCGGCGCAGCAGAGTATGGCGTTGGAACATCTGGGTATGTGGCTGATGGGCGGCGGCTTTTACTGTCTGCTGGAGGTTGCCTGGCGCGGATGGACGCACTGGACCATGTTTTTGGCGGGCGGCACGCTGTTTTTGCTGATTGGCGTGGAGCGGGGGAAGCACCGGCAAAGCTGGTCGCTGGTCACACAGTCAATTTTGGCGGGTATGACCATTACGGTGGGGGAGTTTGTGGCAGGCTGTGTGGTGAACCTGGGCCTGCAGATGCACGTGTGGGATTATTCCGATGAGCCGTATAACCTCTGGGGGCAGGTCAGCCTGCTTGCGTCCTTAGGCTGGTGCGTAGTGGGTATGGCCGCCGTGCTTTTGTACGATACGCTTGCGTGGCTGCTTTTTGGGGAGGAGCGCCCGCACTATAAACTGCTTTGA
- a CDS encoding ArsR/SmtB family transcription factor, with protein MPDKNGMECCDFIHVHEDIIKKVQSVVPDEEVLYDLAELFKVFGDSTRIKILYVLFESEMCVCDLAQLLHMNQSAISHQLRVLKQNQLVKYRREGKTVFYALADDHVRTILGTGMEHLTELG; from the coding sequence ATGCCGGATAAAAATGGAATGGAATGCTGTGACTTTATTCATGTGCACGAGGATATCATAAAAAAAGTGCAGAGCGTGGTTCCGGATGAAGAGGTGCTGTATGACTTGGCGGAGCTTTTTAAAGTCTTTGGCGACAGCACTCGTATCAAGATTCTTTATGTGCTGTTTGAAAGCGAAATGTGCGTGTGCGATCTTGCACAACTGCTGCATATGAACCAATCCGCCATCTCGCACCAGCTGCGCGTGCTTAAGCAGAACCAGCTGGTCAAGTACCGGCGCGAGGGCAAAACGGTGTTTTACGCATTAGCAGATGACCATGTGCGCACCATTCTCGGCACCGGTATGGAGCACCTGACAGAGCTGGGCTGA
- the epsC gene encoding serine O-acetyltransferase EpsC yields MFCRLKEEIDSIMERDPAARSRLEVYFLYSGFKAVRSYRRAHWLLEKGHPFLARWVSQRARHKTGIEIHPGAKIGKGLFIDHGMGVVIGETTEIGDYCTLYQGVTLGGTGKDKGKRHPTLGNNVLVGSGAKILGPMKIGDNARIAAGAVVLDEVPANATAVGVPARVVRINGVRPDNLDQVHVTDPVAQELCRMNQMLERMEKKLGAQQAADDRQYEEAFDRQNARYTAGK; encoded by the coding sequence ATGTTTTGCAGACTGAAAGAGGAGATTGACTCCATCATGGAGCGGGACCCGGCCGCGCGAAGCCGGCTGGAGGTTTATTTTCTGTACAGTGGATTTAAAGCGGTGCGCAGCTACCGGCGGGCGCACTGGCTTTTGGAAAAAGGGCATCCGTTTTTGGCGCGGTGGGTCAGTCAGCGTGCACGGCACAAAACCGGCATTGAAATTCACCCCGGTGCGAAAATTGGCAAGGGGTTGTTCATTGACCACGGCATGGGTGTTGTGATTGGCGAAACCACGGAAATCGGCGATTACTGTACACTGTACCAGGGGGTAACCTTGGGTGGAACCGGAAAAGATAAGGGAAAGCGCCACCCTACTTTGGGCAACAATGTGCTGGTGGGTTCCGGGGCAAAAATCCTGGGGCCGATGAAAATCGGCGACAACGCGCGCATCGCCGCGGGCGCGGTTGTGCTGGATGAAGTGCCTGCCAATGCCACCGCCGTCGGCGTGCCGGCGCGCGTGGTGCGGATCAACGGTGTCCGACCCGACAACCTGGATCAGGTGCACGTGACCGACCCGGTTGCACAGGAGCTTTGCCGCATGAATCAAATGCTGGAGCGCATGGAAAAGAAGCTGGGTGCACAGCAGGCTGCCGACGACCGGCAGTACGAAGAGGCGTTTGACCGGCAAAACGCGCGGTATACAGCCGGAAAATGA
- a CDS encoding metal-sensing transcriptional repressor: MQADKTTVQRLLKTAVGQINGVMKMVDDDRYCIDISNQLQAAVAILQKANREVLHAHMRCCVTEAVESGNPDKKIDELLDLFDRTGK, from the coding sequence ATGCAGGCGGATAAAACAACCGTCCAGCGCCTGCTGAAAACCGCCGTTGGTCAGATTAACGGTGTTATGAAGATGGTGGATGACGATCGCTACTGTATCGACATCAGCAATCAGCTGCAGGCTGCCGTGGCGATTCTGCAGAAAGCAAACCGCGAGGTGCTGCACGCTCATATGCGCTGCTGTGTCACCGAAGCGGTGGAAAGCGGCAATCCGGACAAAAAAATTGACGAATTGCTCGACCTGTTTGACCGAACCGGAAAGTAA